The proteins below are encoded in one region of Stieleria sp. JC731:
- a CDS encoding segregation and condensation protein A, whose translation MTFRVQLATYNGPMDLLLYLARRQEVSLHELSLAKVINQYGEYLELLQELDLTDIGDFLDLASTLVELKSQAVLPKTIEEDEPQAEQLDDPQTELVERLLQYKEIRDAASVLDEMAGRWQMRYPRLSDDLPKRRIDPGDQPIADLEIWDLVSAFGRIMREASGPPPTEVIYDDTPIHVYMKRIHVQLSHVSRVPLMDLLDTGLHKSAVIGWFLATLELTRHHGAAVEEDEGGDIVIVKTEHYSSELSVNEVDNYGSNGKVATNLPNQPR comes from the coding sequence ATGACCTTTCGAGTTCAATTAGCGACCTACAACGGGCCGATGGACCTGTTGCTCTACTTGGCTCGGCGGCAGGAGGTCAGTTTGCATGAACTTTCACTCGCCAAAGTCATCAATCAATACGGCGAGTATCTTGAGTTGCTTCAGGAATTGGACCTGACCGATATCGGGGACTTCTTGGATCTGGCAAGCACCTTGGTCGAATTGAAGAGCCAAGCCGTGTTGCCAAAAACGATCGAGGAAGATGAGCCACAGGCCGAGCAACTGGACGATCCGCAAACGGAACTAGTCGAACGACTGTTGCAATACAAGGAAATCCGTGACGCGGCGTCGGTTCTGGATGAAATGGCCGGCCGCTGGCAGATGCGGTATCCTCGGTTGTCAGACGATCTTCCCAAACGTCGTATCGATCCCGGAGACCAGCCGATTGCCGACCTCGAAATTTGGGACTTGGTCAGTGCTTTCGGGCGGATCATGCGTGAGGCGTCTGGGCCTCCGCCTACAGAGGTGATCTACGACGATACGCCGATCCACGTTTACATGAAGCGAATCCACGTGCAGCTTTCCCACGTGTCACGTGTCCCATTGATGGACCTTTTGGATACCGGGTTGCACAAGTCCGCCGTGATCGGATGGTTTTTAGCAACGCTAGAATTGACCCGTCACCACGGGGCAGCTGTCGAAGAGGACGAAGGTGGCGACATTGTGATTGTCAAAACCGAGCATTATTCATCGGAGCTTTCGGTCAACGAGGTCGATAACTACGGCAGCAACGGTAAAGTGGCAACCAATTTGCCCAACCAGCCTCGCTAA
- a CDS encoding menaquinone biosynthetic enzyme MqnA/MqnD family protein — MTRIGAVSYLNTKPLIYGLRESLRDGDSLVLNLPSRLAEQLDRGELDVALIPSVEYFRGLASHRPSDPAANTGASAANGVSASKSNAGSTGSYRVISDAAIACRGPVWSVRLVSRVPVDKIRTLALDEGSRTSAALVRVLLWQMYRLRPETKVLPIEQPPETADADAMLIIGDRAMHPETGLYEEIWDLGDRWCRHTELPFVFAMWVARPGVDVDYLIPLLESCRDNGLEAAESIARRYAASHGLTTEDLYRYFAENLHFTLGTQERAGLSKFRLGCEELGLVPASGQQHVRTND; from the coding sequence ATGACTCGTATCGGTGCCGTCTCGTACTTAAACACCAAGCCATTGATTTATGGTTTGCGTGAATCGCTACGCGATGGTGATTCACTTGTCTTGAATCTACCCAGTCGACTTGCGGAGCAATTGGATCGAGGCGAATTGGATGTCGCTTTGATCCCATCGGTCGAGTACTTCCGTGGGCTGGCTTCGCACCGTCCGAGTGATCCGGCTGCCAACACAGGTGCTTCCGCTGCAAACGGTGTGTCGGCATCTAAATCGAATGCCGGTTCGACTGGTAGCTACCGAGTGATTTCGGATGCGGCGATTGCTTGTCGCGGTCCGGTTTGGAGCGTCCGATTGGTCAGTCGGGTGCCCGTTGATAAAATTCGCACTTTGGCGCTCGATGAGGGTAGTCGAACGAGTGCGGCTTTGGTTCGCGTCTTGCTATGGCAGATGTATCGGCTGCGGCCGGAAACAAAAGTGCTGCCCATCGAACAGCCGCCTGAGACTGCCGATGCGGACGCGATGTTGATTATTGGCGACAGGGCGATGCACCCAGAGACCGGTTTGTATGAAGAGATTTGGGATCTTGGTGATCGTTGGTGCCGCCACACCGAATTACCGTTTGTGTTTGCGATGTGGGTGGCGCGCCCCGGTGTCGATGTGGACTACTTGATTCCGCTTTTGGAATCGTGTCGCGACAATGGTTTGGAGGCGGCCGAATCGATCGCCCGGCGGTACGCAGCGTCGCATGGGCTGACAACCGAAGACCTGTATCGGTATTTTGCAGAGAACCTACACTTTACGCTTGGAACCCAAGAGCGCGCCGGTTTGTCAAAATTTCGGCTTGGCTGCGAAGAATTGGGGCTCGTGCCTGCTAGCGGGCAGCAACATGTTCGGACTAACGACTGA
- a CDS encoding glycosyltransferase family 4 protein has protein sequence MGVQIGFVGTRFAGTDGVSLESAKWAQVLWDHRHVSHWYSGLSDRDRDTSMVVPHAYFGHPDIEWINRRAFGTRTRTPDVTRRIYALADYLKGTLYEFTRRYDLDLLIVQNALCIPMNIPLGIALTHFIAETGFPTIAHHHDFYWERDRFSVSAVTDMLWMAFPPALPQIQNVTINSFAQEDLAHRRGVSSILVPNVLDFETEPDEVDDYARGFRKDIGLEEDDILFLQPTRVVPRKGIEHSISLVSALKNDKCKLVISHASGDEGNEYLAALKDLAESSGVHLLLCDQQVGDKRGLNEDGSKIYTLADAYSQADFITYPSLYEGFGNALLEAFYFRKPVLVNRYSIYVADIEPKGAKVISMQGYLTKDVVAQVQRIIDDREYREQMVDFNYEIGKSFFSYSVLRRKLRALVTNFTGQDNL, from the coding sequence ATGGGTGTACAAATCGGATTTGTCGGAACTCGTTTTGCCGGAACCGACGGCGTCTCATTAGAGAGCGCAAAATGGGCGCAGGTGCTTTGGGATCACCGTCATGTGAGTCACTGGTATTCGGGGCTTAGCGACCGTGATCGTGATACATCGATGGTTGTGCCGCACGCTTACTTTGGGCACCCCGATATCGAATGGATTAACCGACGAGCTTTCGGAACGCGGACACGGACTCCCGACGTGACGCGCCGAATTTACGCTCTGGCAGACTATCTAAAAGGCACGCTGTACGAATTCACTCGCCGCTATGATCTTGATCTACTGATCGTTCAGAATGCGCTTTGCATTCCGATGAACATTCCACTCGGGATCGCGTTGACTCACTTTATCGCCGAAACCGGATTTCCGACGATCGCTCACCATCATGATTTTTATTGGGAACGCGATCGATTCAGTGTTTCGGCAGTGACCGACATGTTGTGGATGGCGTTTCCGCCGGCGCTTCCGCAAATTCAGAACGTCACGATTAACTCATTCGCGCAGGAAGATCTCGCGCACCGACGAGGCGTCTCCTCGATTCTCGTTCCAAACGTATTGGACTTTGAAACCGAACCCGACGAAGTTGATGATTACGCGCGAGGTTTCCGAAAAGACATCGGTCTCGAAGAAGACGATATCCTGTTTTTGCAGCCGACCCGCGTCGTTCCGCGAAAAGGAATCGAGCACTCGATCAGTTTGGTTTCGGCGCTGAAAAATGATAAGTGCAAGTTGGTGATCTCGCACGCCAGTGGCGACGAGGGCAACGAGTACCTTGCGGCTTTGAAAGACTTGGCCGAATCCAGCGGCGTTCATCTGCTGCTGTGTGACCAACAAGTTGGTGACAAGCGAGGACTGAACGAAGACGGCAGCAAGATTTACACGCTTGCCGACGCGTATTCGCAAGCGGACTTCATCACTTATCCCAGCTTGTACGAAGGCTTCGGAAACGCACTTTTGGAAGCGTTCTATTTCCGAAAACCCGTGCTCGTGAATCGTTATTCCATTTACGTCGCTGACATTGAACCCAAGGGTGCCAAAGTCATTTCGATGCAAGGGTATCTGACGAAGGACGTCGTCGCACAGGTCCAGCGAATCATTGACGATCGCGAGTATCGCGAGCAGATGGTCGACTTTAACTACGAAATCGGGAAGTCGTTCTTTAGTTACAGTGTGCTGCGTCGCAAGCTTCGAGCATTGGTGACCAACTTTACCGGCCAAGACAACCTTTAG
- a CDS encoding HAD family hydrolase, producing MGHPWYQSILDNRSEIRPIPTEITADLNKLEGVRAVIFDIYGTLVVSGSGDVGSADQEDRGTFISQAIAAAGIDCSAAREPSIEDLHNAIRSSNQARLSETCTKPEVEIVDVWRTTLFNCGVQNVPTQSLHRLAAEYESRANPTWPMPGAAELLAELHDRGIRLGIVSNAQGFTLPLIEEIAGSFGGDSLFDPNLCVFSYRYRHAKPDACLFNVLCDRLSSLQIDPGEAVYVGNDRLNDIWAASVAGLRTAWFVGDQRSCRSREGDMRMQGLAQDIVLTRLEELSRCV from the coding sequence ATGGGGCATCCATGGTACCAATCGATATTAGACAACCGAAGTGAGATCCGGCCGATCCCGACGGAGATCACCGCGGACTTGAACAAACTTGAAGGTGTTCGAGCCGTGATCTTTGACATCTACGGGACGCTGGTTGTCAGCGGAAGTGGCGATGTCGGATCTGCAGATCAGGAGGATCGCGGAACGTTCATTTCGCAAGCGATTGCGGCGGCAGGAATCGATTGCTCAGCCGCTCGTGAACCTTCGATCGAAGATTTGCACAATGCGATTCGCTCGAGTAATCAAGCTCGTCTGAGTGAGACCTGCACAAAGCCTGAAGTCGAAATCGTTGACGTTTGGCGGACAACGCTTTTTAACTGTGGTGTTCAGAACGTTCCGACGCAGTCGCTGCATCGATTGGCTGCCGAGTATGAATCGCGAGCGAACCCGACTTGGCCGATGCCGGGGGCGGCTGAGCTACTGGCGGAACTTCACGATCGTGGCATCCGTTTGGGTATCGTTAGCAACGCACAGGGCTTTACTTTGCCACTAATTGAAGAAATTGCCGGAAGCTTTGGCGGGGATTCTTTGTTTGACCCTAACTTATGCGTTTTTTCTTACCGCTACCGTCATGCGAAGCCGGACGCGTGTTTGTTTAACGTATTGTGTGACAGGCTTTCGAGCCTGCAGATCGATCCCGGCGAGGCGGTTTACGTCGGAAATGACCGTTTAAACGATATTTGGGCCGCTTCGGTCGCCGGACTTCGAACCGCATGGTTCGTCGGTGATCAGCGAAGCTGCCGTTCGCGTGAAGGCGACATGCGGATGCAAGGTTTGGCTCAAGATATTGTTTTGACCCGTTTGGAAGAATTGTCACGGTGTGTTTGA
- a CDS encoding RluA family pseudouridine synthase yields MNDSSGLDSPIEIVWQCDIAIAVNKPSGIATQAPAGIDSVETRLTSQLGREEDYLAFPHRLDRAVSGVLLVALSKRAARLLSGQFATRKTSKQYIAIVEGTADVDECWEDYLCKLQGKPQTEVVSAETEGAKRATTNVSTIEIDRDNNQTRLLLKPHTGRMHQLRVQTSSRGFPIVGDDLYGAEHPVDAVSSSGNESHRRILLHACQLDFHHPVSGKRISVFAPCPF; encoded by the coding sequence ATGAACGATTCGTCTGGATTAGATTCGCCAATTGAAATCGTTTGGCAGTGTGACATCGCGATCGCCGTTAATAAACCAAGCGGAATCGCAACTCAGGCACCGGCCGGTATCGACAGTGTTGAGACACGATTGACCAGTCAACTCGGTCGTGAGGAGGACTACTTGGCTTTCCCACACCGTTTGGATCGCGCGGTGAGCGGAGTATTGTTGGTCGCGTTAAGCAAACGGGCTGCGCGACTGTTGTCAGGACAGTTTGCAACTCGCAAAACCAGCAAGCAGTACATCGCGATTGTTGAAGGGACGGCTGATGTCGATGAGTGTTGGGAGGACTACCTTTGTAAGCTTCAAGGTAAGCCACAAACCGAAGTCGTTTCGGCTGAAACCGAAGGGGCAAAACGTGCAACGACAAATGTGTCAACGATCGAGATCGACCGTGACAACAATCAAACCAGACTGTTGCTCAAACCGCACACCGGCCGGATGCACCAGCTGCGTGTGCAAACGTCTTCTCGCGGATTTCCGATCGTCGGCGACGACTTGTATGGTGCGGAACATCCCGTTGATGCGGTTTCTAGCTCCGGGAATGAAAGCCATAGGCGAATCTTGCTTCACGCCTGTCAGTTGGACTTTCATCATCCGGTGAGCGGCAAACGCATCAGCGTGTTTGCACCCTGCCCATTTTAG
- a CDS encoding DUF6513 domain-containing protein: protein MNSDYKDQHYHFVTGKLAAPAVRDVVSKLAARHGFQYSVGVMPITVAALMTPRWIAKHLSRPAFSLPPSVTHVVLPGYCDRDLDLLENQIGAKLVIGPKDCRDIGTLFGQLAEPVNLDRYDIEIIAEINHVTRQSVDSVVLRAARMIADGADRIDIGCDPSLPSSEIGKYVSAVVELGTSVSIDTFNPQETEQAIAAGASLVLSVNSSNRQFAENWQTEVVAIPDTPDDLDSLDDTIEYLARRNVPMRLDPILEPIGAGLANSLVRYWEVRRRYPELPMMMGIGNLTELSDVDSAGVNLLLMGICQELGIESVLTTEVINWARSSVRECDAARRLAYASVSRQTPPKNMSDALIMLRDPRQTPFSPEMFDELASSIKDNNYRLFAQDENIHLVSRDLHLSDRDPFEVFGQLLQQPISDNVDAGHAFYLGYEMAKAAIALQLGKQYEQDRALRWGMLTEEEKSHRLDRTNRHRKGQ, encoded by the coding sequence ATGAACTCTGATTACAAAGACCAACACTATCACTTCGTCACCGGCAAATTGGCTGCTCCGGCAGTGCGTGATGTCGTTTCAAAGTTGGCCGCGCGTCATGGATTTCAGTACTCCGTCGGCGTGATGCCCATCACGGTTGCGGCACTGATGACGCCTCGCTGGATTGCCAAGCATCTTTCACGGCCTGCTTTTTCGCTGCCGCCTTCGGTCACACATGTTGTTTTGCCTGGTTACTGCGACCGAGACTTAGACCTTCTTGAGAATCAAATCGGCGCCAAGCTGGTGATCGGCCCCAAAGATTGCCGCGACATCGGAACGCTGTTTGGTCAACTTGCTGAACCGGTCAATCTGGATCGATACGACATCGAAATCATCGCCGAGATCAACCACGTCACTCGCCAGAGCGTTGATTCGGTGGTTCTTCGCGCCGCGCGAATGATCGCCGATGGAGCAGACCGCATCGATATTGGATGCGATCCGTCTTTACCTTCTAGCGAGATCGGAAAATACGTTTCGGCCGTCGTTGAACTCGGGACTAGTGTAAGCATTGACACCTTCAATCCCCAAGAAACTGAACAGGCGATCGCTGCCGGGGCCTCATTGGTCCTAAGTGTCAACTCGAGCAATCGCCAGTTTGCCGAAAATTGGCAAACCGAGGTCGTCGCAATTCCCGATACGCCGGACGACTTGGACAGTTTAGATGACACAATTGAGTATCTCGCGAGAAGAAATGTTCCGATGCGATTGGATCCGATTTTGGAACCGATCGGCGCCGGTCTTGCAAACAGCCTTGTGAGATATTGGGAAGTTCGTCGACGCTATCCGGAGCTGCCAATGATGATGGGTATTGGCAACTTGACGGAGCTTTCCGATGTTGATTCCGCTGGCGTGAATCTGCTGCTAATGGGCATCTGCCAGGAACTGGGAATCGAAAGCGTTCTAACGACCGAGGTCATCAACTGGGCTCGTAGCAGCGTACGTGAATGCGATGCGGCAAGGCGGCTAGCGTACGCGTCGGTCAGTCGTCAAACGCCACCCAAAAACATGTCGGACGCACTGATCATGTTACGTGATCCGAGGCAAACGCCGTTCTCCCCAGAAATGTTCGATGAATTGGCGTCGTCGATCAAAGACAACAACTATCGACTGTTCGCGCAAGATGAAAACATTCACCTCGTCTCGCGTGACCTGCATCTCTCTGACCGAGACCCGTTTGAAGTGTTCGGTCAACTACTTCAGCAACCGATCTCCGACAATGTCGATGCGGGACATGCGTTTTATCTTGGCTACGAGATGGCAAAGGCGGCGATCGCTTTGCAGCTAGGCAAACAGTACGAACAGGACCGTGCGTTGCGGTGGGGCATGCTGACGGAAGAAGAAAAAAGTCATCGTCTAGACCGGACGAATCGACATCGCAAGGGGCAATAA
- a CDS encoding PEP-CTERM sorting domain-containing protein (PEP-CTERM proteins occur, often in large numbers, in the proteomes of bacteria that also encode an exosortase, a predicted intramembrane cysteine proteinase. The presence of a PEP-CTERM domain at a protein's C-terminus predicts cleavage within the sorting domain, followed by covalent anchoring to some some component of the (usually Gram-negative) cell surface. Many PEP-CTERM proteins exhibit an unusual sequence composition that includes large numbers of potential glycosylation sites. Expression of one such protein has been shown restore the ability of a bacterium to form floc, a type of biofilm.), protein MNLHKTTVMGVFFTILCGFSHNADAALMINFSVDDGASFGNSFTIEEGSVTKIGIFLSESGNTSILTDEGLLGFGLTGTLEAASPGTITSVTTNPVFDFNTGEAFTSQSITMESAIFTNPVPTGSSIFLGDFEFASTGAGESNFLFSDLTPGSGTANASWLSGIGTELDSQIFGTGSADNFGLTLNTTAVPEPGSFGLFLIGLPALLLNRRRR, encoded by the coding sequence ATGAACCTTCACAAAACAACGGTCATGGGCGTCTTTTTCACAATCCTCTGCGGATTCAGCCACAATGCGGATGCGGCGTTGATGATCAATTTTTCGGTTGACGACGGAGCCTCGTTTGGAAACTCGTTCACAATCGAAGAAGGCTCAGTGACCAAGATCGGCATCTTCCTTTCTGAAAGCGGCAATACCAGCATCCTGACCGATGAAGGGCTGCTTGGCTTTGGTCTAACCGGAACGCTGGAGGCCGCTAGCCCGGGAACGATCACCTCGGTAACAACCAACCCAGTTTTCGACTTCAACACCGGTGAAGCCTTCACTTCGCAGTCCATCACAATGGAATCAGCCATCTTTACCAATCCCGTGCCGACAGGCTCAAGCATTTTCCTTGGCGATTTCGAATTCGCATCGACCGGAGCTGGTGAGTCAAACTTCCTTTTTTCGGATCTGACGCCCGGCAGCGGGACGGCAAACGCCTCTTGGCTGAGCGGTATTGGGACCGAGCTGGACAGTCAAATTTTCGGAACTGGAAGTGCCGACAACTTTGGACTCACACTTAACACAACTGCGGTTCCCGAACCGGGATCTTTCGGTCTCTTTCTAATTGGACTGCCAGCGCTGTTGTTAAACCGCCGTCGACGCTAG
- the mqnC gene encoding cyclic dehypoxanthinyl futalosine synthase: MIAEILDKAVAGERISGDEALQLLNSHDLAAIGAAADKVSRRMHPEPYRTYNVDRNINYTNICTAVCHFCAFYRGPKSDEGYVLPREELLKKVEETAAVGGNQILLQGGLHPKYKLDWYEEMLRDIKTAFPQINIHGFSPPELHHFTKVNKLSIEEVLSRLKEAGLGSIPGGGAEILVDRVRDELTRGKVMSDDWLNVMRVWHKLGGISTATMMFGHVETLAERVEHLQRVRDLQDETKGFTAFICWTFQPDNTDLSHVPASGSFEYLKTQAVSRLFLDNIPNIQSSWVTQGLKMGQLAMLYGANDMGSLMLEENVVAEAGTVHFLSLMQIREAIEELGFQPRQRDVFYNLVSDELERQAIEANGQSGPKDLVQLAV; encoded by the coding sequence ATGATCGCAGAGATTTTGGATAAAGCAGTCGCGGGTGAGCGGATCAGCGGCGACGAAGCACTACAGTTGCTCAACAGCCATGACTTGGCTGCAATCGGCGCGGCCGCTGACAAGGTTTCACGGCGAATGCATCCCGAGCCGTATCGGACGTACAACGTCGATCGGAATATCAATTACACCAATATCTGCACCGCCGTTTGCCACTTTTGCGCCTTCTATCGCGGGCCGAAAAGTGATGAAGGCTATGTGCTGCCTCGTGAAGAACTGCTCAAAAAAGTCGAAGAGACCGCAGCGGTCGGTGGGAACCAGATCTTGCTGCAAGGCGGTTTGCATCCCAAGTACAAACTGGATTGGTACGAGGAGATGCTTCGGGACATCAAAACGGCGTTTCCGCAGATCAATATTCATGGATTCAGTCCACCGGAACTTCATCACTTCACCAAAGTCAACAAACTGTCCATCGAAGAAGTTCTGTCGCGTCTGAAAGAAGCTGGCTTGGGAAGCATCCCTGGCGGTGGCGCGGAAATTTTGGTCGACCGAGTTCGCGACGAGCTGACTCGTGGAAAGGTGATGAGTGATGATTGGCTGAACGTCATGCGCGTTTGGCACAAACTTGGCGGAATCAGTACCGCGACGATGATGTTCGGGCACGTCGAAACGCTCGCCGAACGTGTCGAGCATTTACAGCGAGTCCGCGACCTGCAAGACGAAACGAAAGGCTTTACCGCGTTCATTTGCTGGACATTCCAGCCCGATAACACCGACCTAAGCCATGTCCCCGCTAGCGGTTCATTCGAGTACCTGAAAACCCAAGCCGTTTCGCGATTGTTCCTCGACAACATTCCCAACATCCAAAGCAGCTGGGTGACCCAGGGCTTGAAGATGGGGCAATTGGCCATGCTGTACGGTGCCAATGATATGGGAAGCTTGATGCTCGAAGAAAACGTGGTTGCGGAAGCCGGAACAGTCCATTTTCTTTCGTTAATGCAGATTCGCGAGGCGATCGAAGAACTTGGGTTTCAGCCGCGCCAGCGAGACGTTTTCTACAATTTGGTCTCCGACGAATTGGAGCGTCAGGCGATCGAGGCCAACGGACAAAGCGGTCCAAAGGATCTCGTCCAGTTGGCTGTCTAG